Below is a window of Nanoarchaeota archaeon DNA.
TGAAAGTCCTGTGCGTTTTTTCGCTTTTCCAGTAGTCGCGCCACTCGATTTCCGGAACCTGTAGGCAGTATTCTATTATTTTGTCTTTCATCCTGGTTGCCGATACTTTATCCGAAAGCTTTTTTGCAAAGATGTTCGCAGTTATCAGCGAATTGGTTTCCTCTGCTATCGCATCCCTTATCTTGCTGAAGCGCTCCCAGGCATTATTTATCGTAAATGCGGAAATGAGGCCGTAAATCAGCCCGATTACAGTAAGAAACAGGCTCATTTCATCCAAAGAAAATACGTTTATTGTGTTTAAAGAAAGCAGGAACGCAGATAATACCGCAAAAACCATGTACGTGTAGGTTCTCATATTTGTCGAATAATATTAGGGATTCTTTCATATATATATGTTTAAGACGACTTGCGAATACCTATTTAAAAATTGAAGTTCTATTATGCGCATGACTTCAAAACAACCTCTTGCGCGCATCGACATGCAGGACCAGATATCTGCGAACCGCAGGAATTCGATTCTATTAATGCTGATTGTACCGGCAATAATGGTGCTTCTGATATATTCAATCGGAATGGTGTATAATCCAAGTGCGATTTTCACATTCCTCATCATAGGCACGATTTTCTCAATGGTTTTCACAATAGGCTCATATTACTATAGCGATAAAATCGTTCTTGCGACAACAGGCGCAAGGCCGGCAACAAAGCAGGAGAACGCGTTTTTAGTTAATACTGTCGAAGGACTTGCGCTTGCGGCAGGAATGCCTGCGCCAAGAATCTATGTTCTTGACAGCCCGGATATCAACGCTTTTGCAACAGGCAGGGATCCTGCGCACGGAATAATTGTTGTCACAACAGGAATCATGCAGCGCCTGAACCGCCAGGAGCTTGAAGGGGTGGTTGCGCACGAAATGTCGCATATAGCGAATTTTGACATAAGATTCGCAACGCTTATCGCAGTTCTTGTCGGAATGGTCAGCATCATCAGCCAGATGTTTCTGAGAAGCCTGTGGTTCAACTCAGGCGGCAATGACAGAGGGCGCGGAAATGCTATTTTTGTTGTTATAGGCATTGTTCTAGCAATACTTGCGCCGATTGTAACTCACTTGATACAATTGGCTGTTTCGCGCCAGAGAGAATATCTGGCAGACGCAAACGGAGCGTTTTTGACGCGATATCCTGAAGGATTGGCGTCTGCGCTTGAGAAAATTTCAAAGTCAGCGACAACAATCAAGCCATCGGGAGCCGTGTCTCATCTTTTCTTTGCAAACCCGGTAAAGCGCCTGAACGCAGAAAGCATGTTCTCGACGCATCCGCCGATAGATGAGCGAATCAAAAGATTAAGGGCGATGTAATTCGATTTGTGCTCCAAAATCTCATATACGGCAGATATTGCGCATCCGTTAGTGTTATCACTAATGAGAAACGTATTTAAAGTTATGTTGTCCAGTATTGGTTGTTATGCAAACAGAAACTAACAATTCGCTTACAGGGCATGATTGCGGAAGAAAATACAGAATAGTGGATACAAAATACTTCCCCCGGAATGATCTCCTGATAACAAACGTGTTTAGCAGAATAAAAAAATATTCTGACGGGGAACTTGTCAATGAGATTCTTCTCGGGCATAAATATGTGAATAAAGACGCGAGTCTGGTATTCAACTACTCAGTCATACGGATCGGCATGACCGAACTCGGTGTTGCGCCCAATTATGCAAAGATTCTTAATTCCGGCGGGGATTTCAAGGAATTTCAGATGGAAAACATCTTAAGTACACATATTCTTAATGGAGAAGAAAAAAAGCTCGCATTTGATCCATATAGCGATTTTTGCAAATCCTGTGAAAAGAACCTGAAGAGTTCAAGGTCTCGTCTTGATTCAGATGCAATCTGCTGGTTCATTGCTTACGGCAAAAAACACCTGCAGGATTTTGTAACTGACCCGAAAAATAAGACTGCCGAAGATGAACCCGCAGGAGATCTTGCATGGTATTCCAAAATGAATGAGAAAGAAATCGATGACATCTTCTGGTTTCTTGAAAAAAAGCTTGGCGTTGATACACTTTATAAATCATGGACTGACGGTATGAAAATTGAGAACCCGAACGGGGTTTGAAATATTCTTGAAAACATGGGCCTTGTTGATATGTGGATGAGCGAAATCGAGGTAATTCGGCGGTTGGCAGTTTTCGGACGTTGTTCAAAAGATTTAAATACTTTTAACGACTAAGTTGTAACATGAGCTACAAAGTCGACCTTTTGTATAAAGATTTGACAGGCAAAGACCTCAATGGAGGTGGTAACTCCGTACCTTTAGACACCAAAATGGGTGATCTATTCAGGGGTGATATATTCCTTTCAGATGATGCGAATGGATTAGTGGGATATTCACCAGAATTTCGGGAAGTAACTGTTAAGTGCGTTGAGAAGCACAATAACGGTAGTATCAAATATACTTTATCTGCGGGTCGCAATTTCTGCGGTATTGACAATCTAGAAATAATAGATGATGCTGTGAAACTCGATATTCTGACAAAAAATAATATGATCGGTGAAGAGAAGGAAAAACTTAGAAATGCATGGAAAAACTTTCTCGAAAAATATATAATCGAATGATACGGCTATTAATGCCTATTCGGCGGCACTACAAGCGCTTTGCATATCGGGCATTCTGGAAAGACGCGCTTTATTGGCTTGCAGAATGGCGCGTTTCTTATAAGAAGCGTAAACTTAGATATCATCATTTGATGCCGCTTGATTTCAGTTTATCATTTATCAGAAAGTTCTTGTTTCTTTTTTTCAGTTAGATGAAGATAATTTTCGCCAGAAACAATTGGTTTGCTTATCTTTTTTTCGAGTTCGCGCCTTGCCGACATGAGCGAAAAGGCGCTGCATGATTCATATTCGTGATTTTGCGGAGTTTGGCATGTATATTGATGAGTTAGACAATTATGGATACATTTCATCGATATCAAAGATGTTTTTAAACTTTAAACGGCAATATAATAACATGGCTAAAGAATATACGGTAATAATCGAGCAGGGAGAAGACGGCTACTTAATTGCTTCAGTAGTGGAGCTTCCCGGCTGCCATACTCAGGCAAAGACTATGGAAGAATTATTAAGCCGCATAAAAGAAGCGATTTCTTTATATCTGGAAGTTGAAAAGGATATCGAACCCACCAGATTCGTAGGTATTCAAAAGGTAGAGGTTATTGCATAACTCATATTATATTCTACAATATATATATATATATATTATGAAGATACGGGCGTATATTTAAACCATTAAGTACATATTATAGTACAAATGTACCATATGTGATTTTATGGATGGATTGAAGC
It encodes the following:
- a CDS encoding type II toxin-antitoxin system HicB family antitoxin, translated to MAKEYTVIIEQGEDGYLIASVVELPGCHTQAKTMEELLSRIKEAISLYLEVEKDIEPTRFVGIQKVEVIA
- a CDS encoding M48 family metallopeptidase, whose amino-acid sequence is MQDQISANRRNSILLMLIVPAIMVLLIYSIGMVYNPSAIFTFLIIGTIFSMVFTIGSYYYSDKIVLATTGARPATKQENAFLVNTVEGLALAAGMPAPRIYVLDSPDINAFATGRDPAHGIIVVTTGIMQRLNRQELEGVVAHEMSHIANFDIRFATLIAVLVGMVSIISQMFLRSLWFNSGGNDRGRGNAIFVVIGIVLAILAPIVTHLIQLAVSRQREYLADANGAFLTRYPEGLASALEKISKSATTIKPSGAVSHLFFANPVKRLNAESMFSTHPPIDERIKRLRAM